A single region of the Enterobacter cloacae complex sp. R_G8 genome encodes:
- a CDS encoding DEAD/DEAH family ATP-dependent RNA helicase: MAEFETTFADLGLKAPILEALNDLGYEKPSPIQAECIPHLLSGRDVLGMAQTGSGKTAAFSLPLLNNIDPDLRAPQILVLAPTRELAVQVAEAMTEFSKHMRGVNVVALYGGQRYDVQLRALRQGPQIVVGTPGRLLDHLKRGTLDLSKLSGLVLDEADEMLRMGFIEDVETIMAQIPEGHQTALFSATMPEAIRRITRRFMKEPQEVRIQSSVTTRPDISQSYWSVYGMRKNEALVRFLEAEDFDAAIIFVRTKNATLEVAEALERNGYNSAALNGDMNQALREQTLERLKDGRLDILIATDVAARGLDVERISLVVNYDIPMDSESYVHRIGRTGRAGRAGRALLFVENRERRLLRNIERTMKLTIPEAELPNAELLGKRRLEKFAAKVQQQLESSDLDQYRALLAQIQPTAEGEELDIETLAAALLKMAQGERTLIVPPDAPMRPRREFRDRDDRFERRGDRNDRGPRGDRPERGGEDRPRRERRDAGEMELYRIEVGRDDGVEVRHIVGAIANEGDISSRYIGNIKLFASHSTIELPKGMPGEVLQHFTRTRILNKPMNMQLLGDAQPRPDRGGERRGGGRGFGGERREGGRSEGRGGEGRRFSGERRESRGPRREEGTSRRRFGDA, translated from the coding sequence GAATGTATCCCACACCTGCTTTCTGGTCGTGACGTGCTGGGCATGGCCCAGACTGGTAGCGGTAAAACTGCGGCGTTCTCGCTGCCGCTGCTGAACAACATCGATCCGGACCTGCGTGCACCGCAGATCCTCGTTCTGGCTCCAACCCGTGAACTGGCGGTTCAGGTTGCTGAAGCCATGACGGAATTCTCTAAACACATGCGCGGCGTAAACGTGGTTGCCCTGTACGGCGGCCAGCGTTATGACGTGCAGTTACGCGCCCTGCGCCAGGGCCCACAGATTGTTGTCGGTACGCCGGGCCGTCTGCTGGATCACCTGAAGCGCGGTACACTGGATCTCTCTAAACTGAGCGGTCTGGTACTGGATGAAGCAGACGAAATGCTGCGTATGGGCTTCATCGAAGACGTAGAAACCATTATGGCGCAGATCCCGGAAGGTCATCAGACCGCTCTGTTCTCTGCCACGATGCCAGAAGCCATTCGTCGCATTACCCGTCGCTTCATGAAAGAGCCGCAGGAAGTGCGCATTCAGTCCAGCGTTACCACTCGCCCGGACATCAGCCAGAGCTACTGGTCTGTGTACGGCATGCGCAAAAACGAAGCGCTGGTGCGTTTCCTGGAAGCAGAAGATTTTGATGCGGCGATTATTTTCGTACGTACCAAAAACGCGACCCTGGAAGTGGCTGAAGCCCTGGAGCGTAACGGCTATAACAGCGCAGCGCTGAATGGCGACATGAACCAGGCTCTGCGTGAGCAGACGCTGGAGCGTCTGAAAGACGGTCGTCTGGATATCCTGATTGCAACCGACGTGGCAGCACGTGGTCTGGACGTTGAACGTATCAGCCTGGTTGTAAACTACGACATCCCAATGGACTCCGAGTCCTACGTTCACCGTATCGGCCGTACCGGTCGTGCGGGTCGTGCAGGCCGTGCGCTGCTGTTCGTTGAGAATCGCGAGCGTCGTCTGCTGCGTAACATTGAACGCACTATGAAGCTGACCATTCCGGAAGCTGAGCTGCCAAACGCAGAACTGCTGGGCAAACGCCGTCTGGAAAAATTCGCTGCCAAAGTTCAGCAGCAACTGGAAAGCAGCGATCTGGATCAGTACCGTGCGCTGCTGGCGCAGATCCAGCCAACCGCTGAAGGCGAAGAGCTGGATATCGAAACGCTGGCTGCAGCACTGCTGAAGATGGCACAGGGCGAACGTACCCTGATCGTGCCACCAGATGCACCGATGCGTCCTCGTCGTGAGTTCCGTGACCGTGACGATCGCTTCGAACGTCGTGGCGATCGTAACGACCGTGGCCCACGTGGTGACCGTCCAGAGCGTGGTGGTGAAGATCGTCCACGTCGTGAGCGTCGTGACGCTGGCGAAATGGAGCTGTACCGCATTGAAGTGGGCCGTGATGATGGTGTTGAAGTTCGTCATATCGTTGGCGCGATCGCGAACGAAGGCGACATCAGCAGCCGTTACATCGGTAACATCAAGCTGTTCGCATCCCACTCCACCATCGAGCTGCCAAAAGGCATGCCGGGCGAAGTACTGCAGCACTTTACCCGTACTCGCATCCTGAACAAGCCGATGAACATGCAGCTGCTGGGCGATGCACAGCCACGTCCTGACCGTGGCGGCGAACGTCGTGGCGGTGGTCGCGGTTTCGGTGGCGAGCGTCGTGAAGGCGGTCGTAGCGAAGGTCGTGGTGGTGAAGGTCGTCGTTTCTCCGGTGAACGCCGCGAGAGCCGTGGCCCACGTCGTGAAGAAGGCACCAGCCGTCGTCGTTTTGGTGACGCGTAA